The following proteins are encoded in a genomic region of Bernardetia sp. MNP-M8:
- a CDS encoding phosphoribosylanthranilate isomerase, with protein MSFPLIKVCGMRDAQNIEQIASLCPDFLGFIFYPRSKRYVRQSDLSTEQVDKLLPKNLPTSIKRVGVFVESPDAEVERIAQNWKLDFVQLHGNESPAFCQKLKEKGFKIIKVFSVGKEGISLAYMSLYEEFVDYFLFDTQTPNYGGSGHKFDWDALKMYDLETPFMLSGGISLQDVEKLKGYIHHKCIGFDVNSKFETAPAQKNAALLEEFITSMRK; from the coding sequence ATGTCTTTTCCTCTCATAAAAGTTTGTGGAATGCGTGATGCTCAAAATATTGAGCAAATAGCTTCTCTTTGTCCTGATTTTTTAGGATTCATTTTTTATCCTCGTTCGAAGCGTTACGTACGTCAATCAGATTTGAGTACAGAACAAGTAGATAAATTACTTCCAAAAAATTTACCTACTTCTATCAAACGAGTAGGTGTTTTTGTTGAGTCTCCTGATGCTGAAGTTGAAAGAATTGCTCAGAATTGGAAATTAGATTTTGTACAACTCCATGGAAATGAATCTCCTGCTTTTTGTCAAAAATTAAAAGAAAAAGGATTCAAAATTATTAAAGTTTTTTCAGTAGGAAAAGAAGGAATTTCGTTGGCTTATATGAGTCTGTATGAAGAATTTGTAGATTATTTTTTATTTGATACTCAAACGCCAAATTATGGTGGAAGTGGACATAAATTTGACTGGGATGCGCTCAAAATGTATGACTTAGAAACTCCTTTTATGCTTAGTGGTGGAATTTCTCTACAAGATGTCGAAAAACTAAAAGGCTATATTCATCATAAATGTATTGGTTTTGATGTAAATAGCAAGTTCGAAACTGCTCCTGCTCAAAAGAATGCTGCTCTATTGGAAGAGTTTATAACCTCAATGAGAAAGTAG
- a CDS encoding DUF58 domain-containing protein — protein MWSIIKNTFLTNRFFYAITACICLFISAFWFPPLLWIAKIALAALAVLATAEGIMLFHPKMKLKAERLLNPKLSLGDANPVRLIVKSEYPLPVEIEIYDELPFQLQVRDFGITTKLQQEKPEEILYHVKPTERGIFNFGDINLIAKTQIGLLKRRVQVPAQYDTAVYPSVMQMKKYELMMFSNLSMQNGVRKLRRIGHSYEFDQVKNYVRGDDFRSINWKATSRRNELMVNQYEDERSQPIYLILDKSRVMKMPFEEMTLLDYAINSTLVMSNIILQKGDRVGLISFSNTLDSRIKAEQRSGQLGKIMESLYRQKTEFLEADYDLMYDGVRRLTNGRSLLIFFTNFESMSALKRNLPTLRRLNKLHLLVVVFFQNTELTDYSNLPTTELEDIYSQTLAQKFLVEKRRMVDELKKYGIQSVLTRPEDLSVNTVNKYMELKARGMI, from the coding sequence ATGTGGTCAATCATAAAAAACACCTTTCTTACTAATCGCTTTTTTTATGCCATTACGGCTTGTATTTGTCTTTTTATTAGTGCTTTTTGGTTTCCTCCTTTGTTATGGATTGCCAAAATTGCGTTAGCAGCCTTGGCTGTCTTGGCAACTGCTGAAGGAATTATGCTTTTTCATCCAAAAATGAAACTAAAAGCCGAACGCCTTTTGAATCCAAAACTTTCTTTAGGAGATGCAAATCCTGTTCGTTTAATTGTAAAAAGTGAATATCCTTTGCCTGTTGAGATAGAAATTTATGATGAATTGCCTTTTCAGCTTCAAGTACGAGATTTTGGTATTACAACAAAGCTACAACAAGAAAAGCCAGAGGAAATATTATATCACGTAAAACCCACTGAAAGAGGAATTTTTAATTTTGGAGATATAAATCTCATTGCCAAAACTCAAATTGGACTTTTAAAACGACGTGTCCAAGTTCCTGCTCAATACGATACGGCTGTTTATCCGTCGGTTATGCAGATGAAAAAATATGAATTGATGATGTTTTCGAATCTGAGTATGCAAAATGGAGTTCGCAAACTTCGCAGAATTGGACATAGTTATGAGTTTGACCAAGTAAAAAATTATGTTCGTGGCGATGATTTTAGAAGTATCAACTGGAAAGCAACAAGTCGTAGAAATGAACTGATGGTAAATCAATATGAAGACGAACGCTCACAACCTATTTATTTGATTTTGGATAAAAGTCGTGTTATGAAAATGCCTTTTGAAGAAATGACTTTGTTAGATTATGCCATTAATTCTACGTTAGTAATGTCAAATATTATCCTTCAAAAAGGAGATAGAGTAGGATTGATTAGTTTTTCCAATACGCTAGATTCAAGAATAAAAGCAGAACAGCGTTCGGGACAGTTAGGTAAAATAATGGAATCATTATATCGTCAAAAAACGGAATTTTTAGAAGCTGATTATGATTTGATGTATGATGGAGTTCGTCGTCTGACAAATGGTAGAAGTCTCTTGATTTTCTTTACCAATTTTGAGAGTATGAGCGCACTCAAACGCAACTTACCAACACTTAGAAGACTTAATAAACTACATCTTTTAGTTGTTGTCTTTTTCCAAAACACCGAACTTACTGATTATTCAAACCTTCCCACAACTGAGTTAGAAGATATTTATAGCCAAACTCTAGCACAAAAATTCTTAGTAGAAAAACGTAGAATGGTAGATGAACTCAAAAAATATGGTATTCAGTCGGTTCTCACTCGTCCAGAAGATTTATCGGTCAATACAGTGAATAAATATATGGAATTGAAGGCTAGAGGGATGATTTAG
- a CDS encoding TonB-dependent receptor encodes MKNLYLIFSLLISLSLSNFSFGQSAKNTDTYSITGTVKDTKGENLIGATVLLNFNNGSFSKGTITNLNGEFILTNLSSEIGEYTLKVSYIGYQTIEKTIDLNANTVFDIVLLDGNTLSQIIIKSYREYPVTLTELNEEQLEKRNLGQDLPILLQYTPSVVSTSDAGAGVGYTGMRVRGSDATRTNVTVNGIPLNDAESQGTFWVNMPDFASSASSVQIQRGVGTSVNGAGAFGASVNIATQEPQDEAGAEISNSFGSFNTFRHNVQFHTGLLKDRIKFSGRLSKITSDGFIDKAFSDLKSFFVSGVYQNKVGTSIKLNIFGGREQTFQAWNGVPQEILEEGNRTYNELAGYDNETDNYGQDHYQFIFDQKINKNLTANVALHYTKGKGYYEQFKSNEDFSDYGLEEIVINDSVTINTTDLIRRRWLDNDFYGTVFNLNYESSATKGNESVLTAIVGGGYNVYEGGHFGEIIWAKYASNSSIRDRYYENDATKKDFNLFGKVNYQAFENLFVFADLQIRTIDYDFLGFDNDLSNVEQNANLSFFNPKFGLTYKLDNHRFYGSWARANREPNRDDFTESTPATRPKAERLDNIEIGWNGRFEKLSLSANYYLMNYTDQLILTGQVNDVGSYTRQNVDKSYRTGVEIVADYQFSQKFSWSANATFSQNKIKDFTEYLDDYDNGGQQENKYGETDIAFSPSVIAANTFSFRPSTGFSINLLSKYVGEQFLDNTSTNTRKLDAYFVNDLQLIYNFSYKFFKNIELNLLVNNILSEEYESNGYTFGYIAGGETTRQNYFYPQAGRNFLVGLKLNF; translated from the coding sequence ATGAAAAATCTATATTTGATTTTTTCTCTTCTCATTTCTTTATCACTTTCTAATTTTTCTTTTGGTCAATCTGCTAAAAATACAGATACATATTCTATTACAGGAACTGTAAAAGATACAAAAGGAGAAAATCTTATTGGTGCAACTGTATTATTAAATTTCAATAATGGAAGTTTCAGCAAAGGAACAATTACCAATCTGAATGGAGAGTTTATTCTTACAAACCTGTCTTCTGAAATAGGAGAATACACATTAAAAGTTTCTTATATCGGTTATCAAACCATAGAAAAAACAATTGACCTCAATGCAAATACAGTGTTTGATATTGTCTTACTAGATGGAAACACACTTTCCCAAATCATCATTAAATCCTACAGAGAATACCCTGTAACACTTACAGAACTTAATGAAGAACAATTAGAAAAACGTAATTTAGGACAAGACTTGCCAATTTTATTACAATATACACCTTCGGTTGTCAGTACGTCTGATGCTGGTGCAGGTGTGGGGTATACAGGAATGCGAGTTCGTGGAAGTGATGCCACTCGTACGAACGTAACTGTAAACGGAATTCCTTTGAATGATGCAGAATCACAAGGAACTTTTTGGGTAAATATGCCTGATTTTGCTAGTTCTGCTAGTTCAGTTCAGATTCAAAGAGGTGTCGGAACTTCTGTAAATGGCGCAGGTGCTTTTGGTGCATCTGTAAATATTGCAACACAAGAACCACAAGACGAAGCAGGAGCAGAAATTAGTAATTCTTTCGGTTCTTTTAATACTTTTCGTCATAATGTTCAGTTTCACACAGGACTTTTAAAAGACAGAATCAAATTTTCGGGTCGTCTTTCAAAAATTACTTCTGATGGATTTATCGATAAAGCGTTTTCAGATTTAAAATCGTTTTTTGTTTCTGGAGTTTATCAAAATAAAGTAGGAACAAGTATTAAACTCAATATTTTTGGAGGAAGAGAACAAACTTTTCAAGCATGGAATGGCGTTCCTCAAGAAATTTTAGAAGAAGGAAATCGTACTTACAATGAATTGGCTGGTTATGATAACGAAACGGATAATTATGGACAAGACCATTACCAATTTATTTTTGACCAAAAAATTAATAAAAATTTGACGGCAAATGTAGCACTTCACTACACTAAAGGAAAAGGATATTATGAGCAATTCAAATCTAATGAAGATTTTTCTGATTATGGTTTAGAAGAGATTGTAATTAATGATTCTGTTACAATAAATACTACGGATTTGATTCGTCGTCGTTGGTTAGATAACGATTTTTATGGAACTGTTTTCAATCTAAACTATGAAAGTAGTGCAACAAAAGGAAATGAATCGGTTTTGACTGCCATTGTTGGAGGTGGATATAATGTATATGAAGGTGGGCATTTTGGAGAAATTATTTGGGCAAAATATGCTTCAAATAGCAGTATTAGAGATAGATATTATGAAAATGATGCTACTAAAAAAGATTTTAATCTTTTCGGAAAAGTAAATTATCAAGCCTTTGAAAATCTTTTTGTTTTTGCTGACCTTCAAATCAGAACTATTGATTACGACTTTTTAGGTTTTGATAATGATTTGAGTAATGTAGAACAAAATGCTAATCTTTCGTTTTTCAATCCAAAGTTTGGCTTGACTTACAAACTAGACAATCATCGTTTTTATGGTTCTTGGGCAAGGGCTAATCGTGAGCCAAATCGTGATGATTTTACAGAATCTACGCCTGCTACTCGTCCGAAAGCTGAGCGTTTGGATAATATAGAAATTGGTTGGAATGGTCGTTTTGAGAAACTTTCTTTGTCAGCCAATTATTACTTAATGAATTATACTGACCAACTTATCTTAACTGGTCAAGTAAATGATGTCGGTTCTTATACTCGTCAAAATGTAGATAAAAGTTATCGTACAGGAGTGGAAATTGTGGCAGATTATCAGTTTAGTCAAAAATTTTCTTGGTCGGCAAATGCTACTTTTAGTCAAAATAAAATCAAGGATTTTACAGAATATTTAGATGATTATGACAATGGAGGACAGCAGGAAAACAAATATGGAGAAACAGATATTGCTTTTTCGCCTTCAGTTATTGCTGCAAATACGTTCTCTTTCCGTCCTTCGACTGGTTTTTCAATTAATCTTTTGTCAAAATATGTAGGTGAGCAATTTTTGGATAACACAAGTACAAACACAAGAAAACTAGATGCTTATTTTGTAAATGATTTACAACTGATTTATAATTTTTCTTATAAATTCTTCAAAAATATAGAATTGAATTTACTTGTAAATAATATTTTGAGTGAAGAATACGAAAGCAATGGTTATACGTTTGGGTACATTGCAGGAGGTGAAACTACTCGTCAGAATTATTTTTATCCACAAGCTGGACGTAATTTCTTGGTGGGCTTGAAACTTAATTTCTAA
- a CDS encoding metallophosphoesterase family protein, protein MPLFPIKIFNNTNQTKGRRLVIPDIHGCSLTFRALLQKINLTKDDLLFFLGDYIDKGIDSKGVIDEILRLQSENYQIFALRGNHEQTLLESIEEYPENPLLFHKAYKLENLLNENGNMADNYHSFLKNLFYYFELEDYFLVHAGFDFDAEKPFQDFDSMLWMRDVFYDKEVAKSKIIIFGHQPTPLIDIHYSIQNNSPLICLDNGAVFYDFKNQGFGKLICFDLDTKKLIIQKNLEQKRLESNLI, encoded by the coding sequence ATGCCACTATTCCCAATAAAAATATTCAACAATACAAATCAAACTAAAGGAAGAAGATTAGTCATTCCAGATATTCATGGTTGTTCTCTTACTTTTAGAGCTTTACTTCAAAAAATCAATCTTACAAAGGATGATTTGTTGTTTTTCTTGGGAGATTATATCGATAAAGGAATTGATAGTAAGGGAGTGATTGATGAAATTTTGCGCCTTCAATCTGAGAACTATCAAATTTTTGCGCTTAGAGGAAACCACGAACAAACTCTTTTAGAAAGTATAGAAGAATATCCTGAAAATCCTCTTCTTTTTCATAAAGCCTATAAATTAGAAAACTTATTGAATGAAAATGGAAATATGGCAGACAACTACCATTCTTTTCTCAAAAATTTATTTTATTATTTTGAGCTAGAAGATTATTTTTTGGTTCATGCAGGTTTTGATTTTGATGCAGAAAAGCCTTTTCAAGATTTTGATTCTATGCTTTGGATGCGTGATGTATTTTATGATAAAGAAGTGGCAAAATCTAAAATTATTATTTTCGGACACCAACCCACGCCACTCATTGACATTCATTATTCTATTCAAAATAATTCGCCTTTGATTTGCCTTGATAATGGAGCAGTATTTTATGATTTCAAAAATCAAGGTTTTGGCAAATTAATCTGTTTTGATTTGGACACAAAAAAACTTATTATTCAGAAAAATTTAGAACAAAAAAGATTAGAATCTAATTTGATTTAA
- a CDS encoding glycosyltransferase family 2 protein, with translation MSLPKITIITPSFNQGSFIEETINSILSQNYPSLEYIIIDGKSTDNTVEIIKKYEKYITYWESEKDKGQSEAINKGMRKATGDILTWICSDDLLLENSLETAANHFLENPTVSLIHGKTKTFGEGYDDKITAGFHSDLDIDYFTHMAFPQPSSFFKREIFESQSYVIYNQGTAQKNLVDESLHYCMDYDLLLRTALNYEILKVDELFSAYRLHPASKTVSDWSKFEVEKDSVFLRLLNTLNTKKEAREGIEFLKELGIESKENSESNGIYNFDNQIVSKIDLDRIIQMFLYRKIPVLFEAKEYETVVLYCDALQKKYPNFYKSMKLDSMYQTSKYNSLSSFGKLGWKFKKLL, from the coding sequence ATGAGTTTACCCAAAATTACGATAATTACGCCTTCTTTTAATCAAGGAAGTTTTATAGAAGAAACAATAAATTCTATCTTATCACAAAATTATCCGAGTTTAGAATACATTATTATAGATGGAAAAAGTACAGACAATACTGTAGAAATTATAAAAAAATATGAAAAATATATTACTTACTGGGAATCAGAAAAAGATAAAGGACAAAGTGAAGCGATAAATAAAGGGATGCGAAAAGCAACAGGAGATATTCTGACTTGGATTTGTAGTGATGATTTATTGTTAGAAAATTCTTTAGAAACAGCAGCCAATCATTTTTTAGAAAATCCAACTGTTTCACTTATTCATGGAAAAACAAAAACATTTGGAGAAGGATATGATGACAAAATAACAGCAGGGTTTCATTCCGATTTGGACATCGATTATTTTACCCACATGGCTTTTCCTCAACCTTCAAGTTTTTTTAAGAGAGAGATATTTGAAAGTCAAAGTTACGTTATATATAATCAAGGTACTGCTCAAAAGAATTTGGTAGATGAATCTTTGCATTATTGTATGGATTATGACTTATTATTACGAACAGCATTAAATTATGAAATTCTGAAAGTAGATGAGCTTTTTTCTGCTTATCGCTTGCACCCAGCCAGCAAAACGGTTAGTGATTGGAGTAAATTTGAGGTAGAAAAAGACAGTGTTTTTTTGAGATTACTCAATACACTCAATACAAAAAAAGAAGCTAGAGAAGGAATAGAGTTTTTAAAAGAATTGGGCATTGAATCTAAAGAAAATTCAGAATCAAATGGAATCTATAATTTTGATAATCAGATAGTTAGTAAAATAGATTTAGACAGAATAATTCAGATGTTTTTATATAGAAAAATTCCTGTTTTGTTTGAAGCTAAAGAATATGAAACGGTTGTTTTGTATTGTGATGCTTTACAGAAAAAATATCCTAATTTCTATAAATCTATGAAGCTGGATTCTATGTATCAGACGAGTAAGTATAATTCATTGTCTTCTTTTGGAAAGTTGGGTTGGAAATTTAAGAAACTACTATGA
- a CDS encoding tetratricopeptide repeat protein, whose protein sequence is MKKIDQLYIELATTKEPEQIVKLAVSFVEELFFRGKIDESFEAGKLIEENIEKVQDEKENYQVKGIGYSSIGFLQSSIGDSKKAIEYLTKAKHYLETIQSNYLADLYMRLGSTYWNIGNYDEGLKLTREGFLLAQKFEMDRTVGFSAYLLGGFFIDLKDYEQAEKYYNRAYIAFEKIEENNGKGRIINGLANVHYLKGEYELALEKAHKALELHIEENNQSSISRDYNDLGKIYAAKKDYKKAFNYYGEALKIRLDNNFYTAAVTTLSEIGSLHLELSNTKEAITFLKKAIEEAEKLDAKAKLFRIHLLISNAYKENKNYEKAFFHLEKYNEIKELALGDENSVRIRNLETQFEAEKAQQESEIYRLRNVELKEAYDLIEEKNKDITASINYAQRIQNAFSSKEYFNEMFPESFIIYMPRDIVSGDFMWTTKIENKKIVVVADCTGHGVPGAIMTVLGRTLLNSIVEDQKLTEPSQILYALDKSIRESLHQETSNTNDGMDATILVIDEESKKIEFSGAKLPLVFVRNGKAERIKGSSSAIGGKTYKKEKQFQTHYLDFQEKDRFFLFSDGYQDQFGGENNRKFMSKNLITHIEESSKLCCSEQYDFLKNNFLNWKGENKQTDDVILVTIEL, encoded by the coding sequence ATGAAAAAAATAGACCAACTATATATTGAATTAGCGACTACTAAAGAACCTGAGCAAATTGTTAAATTGGCTGTTAGTTTTGTAGAAGAATTATTTTTTAGAGGAAAGATAGATGAATCTTTTGAAGCTGGTAAACTAATTGAAGAAAATATAGAAAAAGTACAGGATGAGAAAGAGAATTATCAAGTAAAAGGTATCGGATATTCAAGTATAGGTTTTCTTCAAAGTTCTATTGGAGATAGCAAAAAAGCAATAGAATATTTAACCAAAGCAAAACATTATTTAGAAACTATTCAAAGTAACTATTTAGCTGACCTTTATATGCGTTTGGGCAGTACTTATTGGAATATAGGAAACTACGATGAGGGCTTAAAACTTACTAGAGAAGGGTTTTTATTAGCCCAAAAATTCGAAATGGATAGAACAGTTGGTTTTAGTGCGTATCTTTTAGGAGGTTTTTTTATTGATTTGAAAGATTATGAACAAGCTGAAAAGTATTATAATCGTGCTTATATAGCTTTCGAAAAAATAGAGGAAAATAATGGAAAAGGAAGAATTATAAATGGACTTGCCAATGTACACTACCTTAAAGGAGAGTATGAATTAGCTTTAGAAAAGGCTCATAAAGCATTAGAATTGCATATAGAAGAAAACAATCAAAGTAGTATTTCTAGAGATTATAATGATTTAGGAAAAATCTATGCTGCTAAAAAAGACTATAAAAAAGCATTTAATTACTATGGAGAAGCTCTCAAAATACGACTAGACAATAACTTTTATACGGCTGCTGTTACCACTCTTTCCGAAATTGGAAGTCTGCACTTAGAACTAAGTAATACAAAAGAAGCTATCACTTTTCTCAAAAAAGCCATTGAAGAAGCTGAAAAGTTAGATGCTAAAGCAAAATTATTCCGAATTCATTTACTAATTAGTAATGCCTATAAAGAAAATAAGAACTATGAAAAGGCTTTTTTTCATTTAGAAAAATACAATGAGATAAAAGAGTTGGCTTTAGGAGATGAAAATTCAGTTCGTATAAGAAATTTAGAAACTCAGTTTGAAGCCGAAAAAGCACAACAAGAATCAGAAATCTATCGTCTGAGAAATGTAGAGCTAAAAGAAGCCTACGATCTTATCGAAGAAAAAAATAAAGACATTACGGCAAGTATAAATTATGCACAGCGCATTCAGAATGCTTTTTCCAGTAAAGAATATTTCAATGAGATGTTTCCAGAATCATTTATCATTTACATGCCTCGTGATATTGTGAGTGGAGATTTTATGTGGACAACAAAAATTGAGAATAAAAAAATAGTGGTTGTTGCTGATTGTACAGGACATGGTGTACCAGGAGCAATTATGACTGTTTTGGGACGTACACTTTTGAATTCCATTGTAGAAGATCAGAAACTAACTGAGCCATCTCAAATTTTGTATGCTTTGGATAAGAGTATCAGAGAATCATTGCATCAAGAAACTTCAAATACCAATGATGGAATGGATGCAACTATTTTAGTAATTGATGAAGAAAGCAAAAAAATAGAATTTTCGGGTGCAAAACTGCCTTTAGTTTTTGTAAGAAATGGAAAAGCAGAGCGTATAAAAGGTTCTTCTTCTGCTATTGGAGGGAAAACCTATAAAAAAGAAAAACAATTTCAAACACATTATTTAGACTTTCAAGAAAAAGACCGTTTCTTTTTGTTTTCTGATGGCTATCAAGACCAATTTGGAGGAGAAAACAATCGTAAGTTTATGTCAAAAAATCTGATTACTCATATTGAAGAGAGTTCAAAACTATGTTGCTCTGAACAATATGACTTTTTGAAAAATAATTTCCTAAATTGGAAAGGAGAAAACAAACAAACTGATGATGTGATTTTGGTTACAATAGAATTATAA
- a CDS encoding GNAT family N-acetyltransferase produces MITIKKATLNDLENLNLLFDAYRVFYKKESDLEASKEFLRKRIQNNESEIFVAQFSENNSEKLVGFVQLFPIFSSTRLKRFWLLNDLFVDINFRGRGISILLIEEAKKLAVQTESAGLMLETDKNNIEGNQLYPKTGFELDTEHNFYYWSE; encoded by the coding sequence ATGATTACTATAAAAAAAGCTACTCTCAATGATTTAGAAAACCTAAATCTACTTTTTGATGCCTACCGAGTTTTCTATAAAAAAGAATCTGACTTAGAAGCATCAAAGGAATTTTTGAGAAAAAGAATCCAAAATAATGAATCGGAAATTTTTGTTGCTCAATTTTCTGAAAATAACTCTGAAAAACTTGTTGGTTTTGTACAGCTCTTTCCTATTTTTTCTTCTACTCGTTTAAAACGTTTTTGGCTTTTAAATGATTTGTTTGTAGATATAAACTTTAGAGGAAGAGGAATTTCTATTTTATTAATTGAGGAAGCAAAAAAATTAGCTGTGCAGACAGAGTCAGCAGGTTTGATGTTAGAAACTGACAAAAATAATATAGAAGGAAATCAACTTTACCCTAAAACTGGTTTTGAGTTAGACACAGAACATAATTTTTATTATTGGAGTGAGTAA
- a CDS encoding IS4 family transposase, which translates to MAKAKYASSGKVTKLVTVLSSHLTEFHFARVQFIGLFVIAVIKVGLGGLIQIATAFERNVECSSSLRRIERFLNHYNLDFKAITRLIVSLQGIDKWKDIVLCLDRSNWKVGKKNINILLLSAAYKNVSVPLIWSVFPKKGNSSTEERIELIERFLSIFPNLSISSIVADREFVGQKWFTYLSGKNFDFVMRLKSNFKATRKGKTKSIAAWCRGLAISETYHLEGVFIVNGVEVYLSVSRTQKGYIYLASPVFLENAFEIYKQRWEIETLFKALKTQGFKLENTKLTEPEKIAKLLALCSIAFVWCYKVGEWKHKKTKIRVCSNGYNEYSFFRYGLLEIKKILNNPMSKETKFNQKIKVLSME; encoded by the coding sequence ATGGCAAAAGCAAAGTATGCTTCTAGTGGTAAAGTTACAAAATTAGTTACTGTTTTATCTTCTCATTTAACAGAGTTTCATTTTGCACGAGTTCAATTTATAGGTCTTTTTGTAATAGCTGTTATAAAAGTAGGATTAGGAGGGTTGATTCAAATTGCTACAGCTTTTGAACGGAATGTAGAATGCAGCTCCTCTTTACGTCGTATTGAACGCTTTTTAAATCACTATAACCTTGATTTTAAGGCAATTACTCGTTTAATTGTTTCTTTACAAGGTATTGATAAGTGGAAGGATATTGTTTTATGTCTTGACCGTTCCAATTGGAAAGTGGGTAAAAAAAATATAAATATTTTGTTACTTTCAGCAGCTTATAAGAATGTTTCAGTGCCTCTTATTTGGTCTGTTTTTCCAAAAAAAGGAAACTCTTCTACTGAAGAACGCATCGAATTAATAGAACGTTTTTTATCTATTTTTCCTAACCTATCTATTTCTTCTATTGTAGCAGATAGAGAGTTTGTAGGTCAAAAATGGTTTACTTATTTATCAGGAAAAAACTTTGATTTTGTAATGCGACTAAAGTCTAATTTTAAAGCGACTAGAAAAGGTAAAACAAAGTCAATTGCAGCATGGTGTAGAGGACTGGCTATTTCAGAAACGTATCATTTAGAGGGTGTTTTTATAGTCAATGGTGTAGAAGTATATTTATCTGTAAGCAGAACACAAAAAGGATATATTTATCTAGCTTCACCTGTTTTTTTAGAAAACGCTTTTGAAATTTATAAACAACGTTGGGAAATAGAAACGCTGTTTAAAGCACTAAAAACACAAGGTTTTAAGCTAGAAAATACAAAATTGACAGAACCAGAGAAAATAGCTAAATTACTTGCTCTTTGTTCTATTGCATTTGTTTGGTGTTACAAAGTAGGGGAGTGGAAACATAAAAAAACGAAAATAAGAGTCTGTTCAAATGGATATAATGAATACTCTTTTTTCCGATATGGATTACTAGAAATCAAAAAAATACTCAATAATCCAATGAGTAAAGAAACTAAATTCAATCAGAAAATTAAAGTTTTGTCAATGGAGTGA
- a CDS encoding thioredoxin family protein: MKKYFLTLIALFFVTFLANAQSTEAASSKKVIAVVFHADWCPYCVKLSDKIESIKGDVDLSNVEFIEFDFTDKETKKATEAFAVEKEVKSVLEKNKGTGFLVLIDAETKEELVKISGKDSEEEIKASFEKYLN, from the coding sequence ATGAAAAAGTATTTTTTAACCCTTATCGCTTTATTTTTTGTAACTTTTTTGGCTAATGCTCAAAGTACAGAAGCAGCCTCATCTAAAAAAGTAATTGCTGTTGTATTTCATGCTGATTGGTGTCCGTATTGTGTCAAGCTTTCTGATAAAATAGAAAGTATAAAAGGTGATGTAGATTTGTCAAATGTAGAATTTATTGAATTTGATTTTACAGACAAAGAAACTAAAAAAGCTACTGAAGCTTTTGCAGTTGAAAAAGAAGTAAAATCTGTATTAGAAAAAAATAAAGGCACAGGCTTTTTAGTATTAATTGATGCTGAAACAAAAGAAGAATTAGTTAAAATTAGTGGAAAAGATAGCGAAGAAGAAATAAAAGCTTCTTTTGAAAAATATCTAAACTAA